The Thermoleophilaceae bacterium genome has a segment encoding these proteins:
- a CDS encoding iron-containing alcohol dehydrogenase, whose translation MRDDFTWYDGERLIRYGAGALSDAARLLQRRGFEGYALLTTERAAADAPQLVKDAGVVLEVKPGPVPDAAARVRAEVGERPLVALGGGRVIDSAKGIGAADGLPVAAIPTTLSGAEMTRIHRMPAGVEDVRLVRPSLVIGDPALMGSQPMPGIAASAMNALSHAVEALYTPSANPLADHAALDAAALIARGLGSHELDRPALALAGILAGYAIGSAGLAVLHVLSQTTVRETGAPHAQVYSVLLPHALELMSGRVPEVMGRLARALGGDSDDPAQAAPLAAALAARTGVTSLGEIGVKPESFDEIVRVALGRAELRNTPEPPGSRELHELLQRAT comes from the coding sequence GTGCGTGACGACTTCACCTGGTACGACGGCGAGCGCCTGATCCGATACGGCGCGGGCGCGCTGTCCGATGCCGCGCGGCTGCTCCAGCGGCGCGGGTTCGAGGGGTACGCGCTGCTCACCACCGAGCGCGCCGCGGCGGACGCGCCGCAGCTCGTGAAGGACGCGGGCGTGGTGTTGGAGGTGAAGCCGGGGCCGGTGCCGGACGCCGCCGCGCGGGTGCGCGCCGAGGTGGGCGAGCGGCCCCTCGTGGCATTGGGGGGCGGGCGGGTGATCGACTCGGCCAAGGGCATCGGCGCCGCGGACGGGCTGCCGGTCGCGGCCATTCCCACCACGCTCTCCGGCGCCGAGATGACTCGCATCCACCGCATGCCGGCGGGGGTGGAGGACGTCAGGCTCGTTCGGCCGTCGCTCGTGATCGGGGATCCGGCGCTGATGGGCTCGCAGCCGATGCCGGGCATCGCGGCGAGCGCGATGAACGCGCTTTCGCACGCGGTCGAGGCGCTGTACACCCCGAGCGCGAACCCATTGGCCGACCACGCCGCGCTCGACGCCGCAGCGCTGATCGCCCGCGGGCTCGGCAGCCACGAGCTGGACCGCCCGGCGCTCGCGCTGGCCGGCATCCTCGCCGGCTACGCGATCGGCTCGGCCGGCCTCGCGGTCCTGCACGTGCTCTCGCAGACCACCGTGAGGGAGACAGGCGCACCGCACGCGCAGGTGTATTCCGTGCTGCTGCCGCACGCGCTTGAGCTGATGTCGGGCCGCGTGCCCGAGGTGATGGGCAGGCTCGCGCGAGCGCTCGGCGGCGACTCCGATGATCCTGCTCAGGCGGCGCCGCTGGCGGCCGCCCTTGCGGCGCGCACGGGCGTCACGAGCCTCGGCGAGATCGGCGTGAAGCCGGAGTCGTTCGACGAAATCGTGAGGGTCGCGCTCGGGCGCGCGGAGCTGCGCAACACGCCGGAACCGCCCGGTAGCCGCGAATTGCACGAGTTGCTTCAACGCGCCACCTAG